One genomic window of Solanum stenotomum isolate F172 chromosome 9, ASM1918654v1, whole genome shotgun sequence includes the following:
- the LOC125877494 gene encoding secreted RxLR effector protein 161-like — translation MVIRSLEVSKVLFRPQEENEERLGPEIPYLSAIGALMYLANATRPGIAFSVNLLERYSSSPTRRHWNGVKDILQYLKGTSDMCYLFTYGGTTITWRSTKQSIVATSSNHAEIIAIHEASRECVWLRSVTHFIKERYDLKCDVKVPTMLFEDNATCIAQLRGGFIKGDKTKHISPKLFFTDDLQKNGDIDVQ, via the exons ATGGTTATTCGATCACTTGAAGTGAGTAAAGTTTTGTTTCGACCTCAAGAAGAGAATGAGGAACGTCTTGGTCCTGAGATACCTTAtcttagtgcaattggtgcacttatgTATCTTGCTAATGCTACGAGACCTGGCATAGCATTTTCTGTTAATTTATTAGAAAGATATAGTTCTTCCCCTACACGAAGACATTGGAATGGAGTTAAAGATATATTGCAATATCTAAAGGGGACTAGTGATATGT GCTATTTGTTCACATATGGAGGTACTACTATAACATGGAGATCTACGAAGCAATCCATTGTcgctacttcttcaaatcatgctgAGATAATAGCTATTCATGAAGCAAGTAGAGAATGTGTATGGTTGAGATCAGTAACACATTTCATCAAAGAAAGATATGATTTGAAGTGTGATGTCAAGGTACCCACAATGCTCTTTGAAGACAATGCTACATGCATAGCTCAATTAAGAGGAGGCTTCATAAAAGGAGATAAAACTAAGcacatttcaccaaaattattCTTCACAGATGATCTCCAGAAGAATGGTGATATTGATGTACAATAA